One segment of Methylotenera versatilis 79 DNA contains the following:
- the fliF gene encoding flagellar basal-body MS-ring/collar protein FliF produces MEIQVAAEKDSVESNKATNFKSQFSNKILLIAGIAAVIAVMVVVMMWSQQPDYRVLFSNFSDKDGGEIVASLEQMNVPYKFSEGGTAILVPAAHVHQARLKIAAQGLPKGGNIGFELLENQKFGVSQFVEQVNFQRGLEGELERSVQSISAVQTARIHLAIPKPSVFVSEQQKPSASVLLNLHQGRALDQQQVSAIVHLVASSIPELSPSSVTIVDQNGSLLTDATKKENTNNLDPSQIKYVEELQKNIIKRVESIISPIVGAQNVHAEASADVDFSTLEQAAETYKPNQTPDATVIRSQQTAETQSAMPNTTGGVPGAVSNQPQANQAQPPANPTVGAASPAPADAGNNATPLNSQKNTTTNYEIDKTIRYTQQSMGGIKRLTVAVVVNYKQEVNKNGKTVTRPLTDAEKNQISDLAKQAMGFREDRGDSLSVVNSSFMVARQEQVAEIPLWKKPEMMDMAMQFLKYLAGAMVLFILYKKLLKPMANKLVQVPSPALLTSNGIDAVVNLSQTNGQEGPVKGYQNNLITARQTAKDNPRMVASVVTNWVNGND; encoded by the coding sequence ATGATGTGGAGTCAGCAACCTGATTACCGCGTGCTATTTTCCAATTTTTCGGATAAAGATGGTGGCGAAATCGTTGCAAGCTTGGAGCAAATGAATGTGCCTTATAAATTCTCCGAGGGCGGCACAGCAATTTTGGTACCTGCGGCGCATGTGCATCAAGCACGTCTAAAAATTGCTGCGCAAGGCTTACCTAAGGGCGGCAATATTGGTTTTGAGTTATTAGAAAACCAGAAGTTCGGTGTTTCCCAATTTGTTGAACAAGTAAATTTTCAACGAGGGTTAGAAGGTGAGTTAGAACGTAGTGTGCAATCCATCTCCGCCGTACAAACCGCACGTATCCATTTAGCAATTCCTAAACCATCCGTATTCGTAAGCGAACAGCAGAAACCCTCAGCCTCGGTTTTACTTAATTTGCATCAGGGTCGTGCTCTGGATCAACAGCAAGTGAGTGCGATTGTGCATTTAGTTGCGAGCAGCATTCCAGAGTTATCCCCTTCAAGTGTCACCATCGTGGACCAAAATGGTAGCTTATTGACAGATGCCACTAAAAAGGAAAACACGAATAATCTGGATCCAAGTCAGATTAAGTATGTAGAAGAGTTGCAAAAAAATATTATTAAACGTGTGGAGTCGATCATTAGCCCTATTGTGGGTGCGCAGAATGTCCATGCAGAAGCCAGTGCCGATGTGGATTTTTCTACATTAGAACAAGCGGCAGAAACGTATAAACCTAACCAGACACCAGATGCAACTGTGATTCGCAGCCAACAAACGGCTGAAACGCAAAGCGCTATGCCAAATACCACAGGTGGGGTACCTGGCGCTGTATCCAATCAACCGCAAGCGAATCAAGCACAGCCTCCTGCAAATCCAACAGTAGGTGCAGCCTCGCCAGCACCTGCTGATGCTGGCAATAATGCAACGCCGTTAAACTCTCAAAAAAATACCACTACAAATTACGAAATTGATAAAACCATTCGTTACACGCAACAATCCATGGGTGGCATTAAGCGTTTAACCGTTGCGGTCGTGGTGAATTATAAACAAGAGGTCAATAAAAATGGCAAAACCGTCACACGCCCTTTGACGGATGCTGAAAAAAACCAAATTAGTGACCTGGCTAAGCAGGCGATGGGATTCCGTGAAGATCGTGGCGATTCACTCAGTGTGGTAAACAGTTCTTTCATGGTGGCTAGACAAGAGCAAGTGGCAGAAATACCGCTCTGGAAAAAACCGGAAATGATGGATATGGCTATGCAATTTCTGAAATATCTAGCCGGCGCGATGGTGCTCTTCATCTTGTATAAAAAACTGCTTAAACCCATGGCTAATAAATTGGTACAAGTGCCTAGTCCTGCATTGCTAACAAGTAACGGAATCGATGCTGTAGTGAACTTAAGTCAAACGAACGGACAGGAAGGTCCAGTTAAAGGCTACCAGAACAATCTGATCACCGCCCGACAAACGGCAAAAGACAACCCGCGCATGGTGGCAAGCGTGGTAACCAATTGGGTGAATGGCAATGATTGA
- a CDS encoding FliH/SctL family protein, translating to MSSMIIPKEQQTAYERWELSSLGGHSNRTQSIREKKSSELSETLTQMSDAARQEGYQQGLKQGYEEGSQQVRLELGVNQQALESIAEAMHKIVDVHQQQITQDLLNLALDIAKSMIKSRIEVNHDVIIPVVEEAIKSLPYIQKPAKIIVNPKDAAIIKQELAEKINGTWLVTENNDVERGGCLIETGANQVDATNATRWKRINEALGCKTDWMMHE from the coding sequence ATGTCTAGCATGATTATTCCTAAAGAGCAGCAAACGGCTTATGAGCGCTGGGAACTTTCGTCCTTGGGAGGCCATAGCAATAGAACTCAGTCGATTCGTGAAAAAAAATCCTCTGAGTTAAGTGAGACCTTGACCCAAATGTCGGATGCAGCTAGACAAGAAGGCTATCAGCAAGGGTTAAAGCAGGGCTATGAAGAGGGAAGCCAGCAAGTTCGCTTAGAACTAGGCGTGAATCAGCAAGCGTTAGAAAGTATTGCCGAAGCGATGCATAAAATAGTGGATGTGCATCAACAGCAAATCACACAAGACTTGCTTAACCTTGCGTTGGATATTGCGAAAAGTATGATTAAAAGTAGGATTGAGGTGAATCACGACGTCATCATCCCGGTGGTGGAAGAGGCGATTAAGTCACTGCCTTATATACAAAAACCTGCAAAAATCATTGTTAACCCTAAGGACGCTGCAATTATCAAACAAGAGCTTGCGGAGAAAATCAATGGAACATGGTTGGTAACTGAAAATAACGATGTTGAGCGAGGCGGGTGTTTAATCGAAACGGGTGCTAATCAGGTAGATGCTACAAATGCGACACGTTGGAAACGCATCAACGAAGCGCTGGGCTGTAAAACAGATTGGATGATGCATGAGTAG
- the fliG gene encoding flagellar motor switch protein FliG has translation MIENGTMRAAVLMLTLGEDEASEVMKYLGPKEVQKLGAAMASLKAVANEDVEDVLGSFVTAADASTTFGLDSDEYIRSVLTKALGDDKASSLLNRILQGRDASGIESLKWMDAESVAEFIKNEHPQIIATILVHLEADQSAEVLGAFTERLRQDVMLRIATLDGVKPAALKELNEVLTKLLSGNENLKKKSIGGIKSAANIMNFMNGENESNLIEALKKYDEEMAQKIMDEMFVFDNIMEIDDKGIQTILKEVQSDSLIVALKGASAELREKIFSNMSTRASEMLKEDLESKGPVRLSEVEAQQKIILQTIRRLAEEGQIVLGTNSEDAYV, from the coding sequence ATGATTGAAAACGGGACTATGCGCGCAGCAGTACTCATGCTGACATTGGGCGAGGATGAAGCCTCTGAGGTGATGAAATATCTCGGACCAAAAGAGGTTCAAAAGCTAGGTGCCGCGATGGCGTCTCTCAAAGCTGTAGCCAATGAAGATGTAGAAGATGTATTGGGCAGTTTTGTGACCGCCGCAGACGCGAGTACTACTTTTGGTTTGGATTCAGATGAATACATCCGGTCTGTGCTGACCAAGGCTTTAGGCGACGATAAAGCCTCTAGTTTACTCAATCGTATTCTGCAAGGCCGCGATGCCAGCGGTATTGAAAGCCTTAAGTGGATGGATGCAGAGTCCGTGGCCGAGTTTATTAAAAATGAACATCCACAGATCATCGCCACGATTTTAGTGCACTTAGAGGCTGACCAGTCTGCCGAGGTATTAGGCGCGTTCACGGAGCGTTTGCGCCAAGACGTCATGTTACGTATTGCTACCTTAGATGGTGTAAAACCAGCCGCATTAAAAGAGCTGAATGAAGTTCTTACCAAGCTTTTATCTGGCAATGAAAATCTGAAGAAAAAATCAATTGGCGGCATCAAGTCAGCTGCCAATATTATGAACTTCATGAATGGCGAAAACGAATCGAACCTCATCGAAGCGCTCAAGAAATATGATGAGGAAATGGCGCAAAAAATCATGGATGAAATGTTCGTATTCGACAACATTATGGAAATCGATGACAAGGGCATCCAAACCATTCTTAAGGAAGTGCAATCGGATAGCTTGATCGTCGCTCTCAAAGGGGCTTCAGCAGAATTGCGTGAAAAAATATTCAGCAATATGTCTACTCGTGCAAGTGAAATGCTCAAGGAAGACTTAGAAAGCAAAGGTCCAGTCAGACTCTCAGAAGTGGAAGCCCAGCAAAAAATCATTCTGCAAACTATTCGCAGATTAGCTGAAGAAGGGCAAATCGTACTAGGCACGAACTCTGAGGATGCGTATGTCTAG
- the fliI gene encoding flagellar protein export ATPase FliI gives MSSTAQIWQQKVAGYSSMLNKVESFEVCGRITKLTGLVMEAVGIHLPVGSACIVPIGENSNVEAEVVGFDGDRLLLMPHSNVDGIVPGAKVYALNTTQVQLSPTGQSVPKRRASDHSRHLPVGDALLGRVLDGAGRPLDSLGPINSHHSAPLTVRPLNPLTRAPIEEILDVGVRAINSMLTVGRGQRMGLFAGSGVGKSVLLGMMARYTTADVIVVGLIGERGREVKEFIEQILGPEGLARSVVIAAPADAPALLRLQGANYATTIAEYFRDQGKNVLLIMDSLTRFAMAQREIALAVGEPPATKGYPPSVFAKLPALVERAGNGRPGEGSITAFYTVLTEGDDQQDPIADAARAILDGHIVLNRTLAESGHYPAIDIEQSISRAMHNITSSTHQKLSRRLKQLNSRYMRSQDLINVGAYQAGSDPVLDEAIARNTQVQAFLQQDIAERADVADSLQQLGQVLV, from the coding sequence ATGAGTAGCACCGCGCAAATTTGGCAACAGAAGGTCGCTGGCTACAGTTCAATGCTCAACAAAGTTGAATCATTCGAGGTGTGCGGACGCATTACCAAACTCACCGGGTTGGTCATGGAAGCGGTCGGCATCCATTTGCCAGTGGGGAGTGCTTGTATCGTTCCAATCGGCGAAAATAGCAACGTTGAAGCTGAAGTGGTAGGCTTCGACGGTGATCGATTACTATTAATGCCTCACAGTAATGTAGATGGGATCGTACCCGGCGCTAAGGTCTATGCGCTGAATACCACTCAGGTGCAACTCAGTCCTACTGGCCAGAGCGTACCAAAACGCCGCGCCTCCGACCATTCACGTCATTTGCCTGTCGGTGATGCATTGTTGGGTCGTGTACTCGATGGTGCAGGCAGGCCGCTGGATAGTCTGGGACCCATTAATTCTCATCATAGTGCACCGTTAACTGTGCGCCCGCTTAATCCATTAACAAGGGCGCCTATTGAGGAAATTCTTGATGTGGGTGTTCGAGCAATCAATAGCATGTTAACGGTTGGCAGAGGGCAGCGTATGGGCTTGTTTGCGGGATCGGGCGTGGGTAAAAGTGTGTTGTTAGGCATGATGGCACGATACACCACCGCAGATGTGATTGTTGTGGGTTTGATTGGTGAGCGCGGTCGAGAAGTAAAAGAATTTATTGAGCAGATTCTTGGGCCGGAGGGCTTGGCCCGCTCCGTGGTTATTGCAGCGCCAGCAGATGCACCAGCATTGTTGCGCTTACAAGGGGCAAACTATGCCACCACCATTGCCGAGTATTTCCGCGATCAAGGAAAAAACGTTCTGCTTATTATGGATTCACTCACGCGTTTTGCGATGGCACAACGCGAGATCGCGCTAGCTGTGGGTGAGCCTCCTGCAACAAAAGGTTATCCACCCTCCGTGTTTGCGAAATTACCGGCATTGGTAGAGCGCGCCGGCAACGGTAGGCCAGGCGAGGGGTCCATTACGGCATTTTATACCGTGCTAACTGAGGGCGACGACCAACAAGATCCTATTGCAGACGCAGCCCGTGCTATTTTAGATGGACATATCGTTTTAAATCGGACTCTGGCTGAGAGTGGCCATTACCCAGCGATCGATATTGAACAATCGATCAGCCGTGCCATGCACAACATTACATCTAGTACACATCAAAAACTATCTCGCAGGCTTAAACAGTTGAACTCGCGGTATATGCGTAGTCAAGATTTGATCAATGTAGGGGCTTATCAAGCGGGTAGCGATCCTGTTCTTGATGAAGCGATAGCTAGAAATACGCAGGTACAGGCATTTTTACAACAGGATATTGCAGAGCGCGCCGATGTTGCAGATAGCTTGCAGCAGCTGGGCCAAGTATTAGTTTGA